Proteins encoded in a region of the Isosphaeraceae bacterium EP7 genome:
- a CDS encoding adenylosuccinate synthase, with protein sequence MSSTCVVGLQWGDEAKGKIVDLLCDAHDVVVRYQGGANAGHTVVVDGTTYKLSLIPTGILRPNVTAVIGNGVVVHPPALLKEAATLAAQGIDFGDRLLVSDRAHLILPYHLAEERLTEESTSEADHLGTTRRGIGPCYRDKVGRVHGIRVGELAHPAEFRERLDRIVAYKNRLLTAMLPDFEPMDARAIAEEYLGYAEQLRPFVRDTTAWLHEALASGRRLLFEGAQGSLLDIDHGTYPYVTSSNSSAAGIAAGSGVPTRHISRWLGIVKAYTTRVGGGPFPTELHDETGERIRRVGREYGTVTGRPRRCGWFDAVATRHGARVSGATEIAVMLLDVLSGIDQLKVAVSYEDENGKRVENVPAHLSDLARCRPVFETLPGWTEDLTACRHWDDLPGAARDYVGFLGKQLGVPVSIVSVGPERKQTIDVPR encoded by the coding sequence GTGTCGTCGACGTGTGTGGTTGGCCTCCAGTGGGGCGATGAGGCGAAGGGGAAGATCGTCGACCTGCTCTGTGACGCCCACGACGTGGTCGTGCGCTACCAGGGGGGAGCCAACGCGGGCCATACCGTGGTGGTCGACGGCACGACCTACAAACTCTCGCTCATCCCGACGGGCATTCTCAGGCCCAACGTGACGGCCGTGATCGGCAACGGCGTGGTCGTGCACCCGCCGGCGCTCCTGAAAGAGGCCGCGACCCTGGCGGCCCAGGGGATCGACTTCGGCGATCGCCTGCTCGTCAGCGACCGGGCTCACCTGATCTTGCCCTATCACCTGGCCGAGGAGCGGCTGACCGAGGAGAGTACCTCGGAGGCCGACCACCTGGGCACCACCCGCCGCGGGATTGGCCCCTGCTATCGCGACAAGGTGGGGCGGGTGCACGGGATCCGCGTGGGCGAGCTGGCCCACCCGGCCGAGTTCCGCGAGCGGCTCGACCGGATCGTGGCGTACAAGAATCGCCTGCTGACGGCCATGCTGCCCGACTTCGAGCCGATGGACGCCCGCGCGATCGCCGAGGAATACCTGGGCTACGCCGAGCAGCTCCGCCCGTTCGTGCGCGACACGACGGCCTGGCTCCACGAGGCGCTAGCGTCCGGGCGCAGGCTCTTGTTCGAAGGCGCGCAGGGGAGCCTGCTCGACATCGACCACGGCACCTATCCGTACGTGACCAGTTCCAACAGCAGCGCCGCGGGAATCGCCGCGGGCTCGGGAGTGCCGACCCGGCACATCAGCCGCTGGCTGGGAATCGTCAAGGCATACACGACCCGCGTGGGCGGCGGGCCGTTCCCGACCGAGCTTCACGACGAGACGGGCGAGCGCATCCGCCGCGTGGGCCGCGAGTACGGCACCGTCACGGGCCGCCCCAGGCGCTGCGGCTGGTTCGACGCGGTGGCCACCCGCCACGGGGCGAGGGTCAGCGGTGCCACCGAGATCGCCGTGATGCTGCTGGACGTCCTGAGCGGGATCGACCAGCTCAAGGTGGCCGTGTCCTATGAAGATGAGAACGGCAAGCGAGTCGAGAACGTCCCGGCCCACCTCTCGGACCTGGCCCGCTGCCGGCCGGTGTTCGAGACCTTGCCCGGCTGGACGGAAGACCTGACCGCCTGCCGCCACTGGGATGATTTGCCGGGAGCGGCCCGCGACTACGTCGGGTTCCTGGGCAAGCAGCTGGGCGTCCCGGTGTCGATCGTCTCGGTCGGCCCCGAGCGCAAGCAGACGATCGACGTGCCTCGCTAG